One region of Haloprofundus salilacus genomic DNA includes:
- a CDS encoding amidohydrolase, protein MTDAADLVLVDGEIHTLTDDAAGRTAEGDDADEVYDALAVRDGDIVRLGSTYDVEFLAGAETEIVDLDGRVVLPGFVDAHVHLSMTGRYLVHANLSGASGPDEAVDRLRERAADVGPDDWIQGYGYDESAWTESRYLTREELDAVSDSRPVVAFREDMHVASLNSVALDRCRDGMPDGDVQTEGGEPTGVVVEEAVDPVFEAVEPDVGDMRELLDAAQRRANELGVTGVHDMVRHSRAPQVYREMDLAGDLSLRVRVNYWADHLDALCEAGLRTNHGSEMVRTGAIKSYTDGSFGGRTAKLSEPYSDADGATGQWVVGPEELNDIVARADDAGFQVTAHAIGDEAVDAVLDAYADTENPREMRHRVEHVELASDEAIERFAEMGVVASVQPNFLKWADEGGLYEARLGDRRTETNRYPALLDAGAPLAFGSDCMPLDPLLGVHWAVNAPAESQRLGVTEALRAYTLGAAYAGFDENWLGTVEVGKRADLTVLDDSPWERSDAISDIDVAMTVVDGDVAYDGR, encoded by the coding sequence ATGACCGACGCCGCAGACCTCGTACTCGTCGACGGGGAGATTCACACTCTCACCGACGACGCCGCGGGTCGAACCGCCGAAGGCGACGACGCCGACGAGGTGTACGACGCGCTCGCCGTGCGAGACGGCGACATCGTCCGCCTCGGATCGACGTACGACGTGGAGTTCCTCGCCGGGGCAGAGACCGAAATCGTCGACCTCGACGGCCGCGTCGTCCTCCCTGGCTTCGTCGACGCGCACGTCCACCTCTCGATGACCGGCCGATACCTCGTCCACGCGAACCTCTCGGGGGCGTCCGGACCCGACGAGGCCGTCGACCGCCTGCGCGAGCGCGCCGCCGACGTGGGTCCGGACGACTGGATTCAGGGCTATGGCTACGACGAGAGCGCGTGGACCGAGTCGCGCTATCTCACCCGCGAGGAGCTCGACGCCGTCTCGGACAGTCGGCCTGTCGTCGCGTTCCGTGAGGACATGCACGTCGCGTCGCTCAACTCGGTTGCGCTCGACCGCTGTCGCGACGGGATGCCCGACGGTGACGTGCAGACCGAGGGCGGCGAACCGACCGGCGTCGTCGTTGAGGAGGCCGTTGACCCCGTCTTCGAGGCCGTTGAACCCGACGTCGGAGATATGCGAGAACTGCTTGACGCCGCGCAGCGTCGGGCCAACGAACTCGGCGTGACGGGCGTCCACGACATGGTCCGGCACTCGCGCGCGCCGCAGGTATACCGCGAGATGGACCTCGCGGGCGACCTCTCGCTTCGCGTCCGCGTCAACTATTGGGCCGACCACCTCGACGCGCTCTGCGAGGCGGGGCTGCGGACGAACCACGGCAGCGAGATGGTCCGGACGGGCGCGATAAAGAGCTACACCGACGGGAGTTTCGGCGGTCGGACCGCGAAGCTCTCGGAACCGTACAGCGACGCCGACGGGGCGACTGGCCAGTGGGTCGTCGGTCCCGAGGAACTGAACGACATCGTCGCCCGCGCCGACGACGCCGGCTTTCAGGTGACGGCGCACGCTATCGGCGACGAGGCCGTCGACGCCGTGTTGGATGCCTACGCGGACACCGAGAACCCAAGAGAGATGCGCCACCGCGTCGAACACGTCGAACTCGCCTCCGACGAGGCTATCGAGCGGTTCGCCGAGATGGGGGTCGTCGCCTCCGTCCAGCCCAATTTCTTGAAGTGGGCCGACGAGGGCGGACTGTACGAAGCGCGACTCGGCGACAGACGAACGGAAACGAACCGTTACCCCGCGTTGCTCGACGCGGGCGCGCCGCTCGCGTTCGGGTCGGACTGCATGCCGCTAGACCCGCTTTTGGGCGTCCACTGGGCGGTCAACGCGCCCGCCGAGAGCCAGCGTCTCGGCGTCACCGAGGCGCTGCGGGCGTACACGCTCGGCGCGGCGTACGCCGGATTCGACGAGAATTGGCTGGGAACCGTCGAGGTGGGTAAACGAGCCGACTTGACCGTTCTCGACGACTCGCCGTGGGAACGGTCGGACGCGATTTCCGACATCGACGTGGCGATGACCGTCGTCGACGGTGACGTGGCGTACGACGGGCGATAG
- a CDS encoding MFS transporter encodes MVRFSVYAKYFAYVTTTYASFTAAIWILFVRAQGLSFAEVGLLNAVWWVGLVAAEIPTGYVGDRIGRRNGMLVGTVVVTLATAGMGLSTTFWEFALVYGGWAVGQTFRSGSDDAWLYELLAERNATAEFAAVKGRATALGLAVGALTAPVGGALADDSFRLPFFATAAVTALGIPVLLSVPETGDEDADTFTVAAAVRVIRERLARPPLRAFVLYFALLFGVVQMTYIFDQPVAQDVALAAGVPESATKTAVGVVYAGFTLVAAAVSYRTGWLRRRVGIRRWFAAVPFLVGALFAALWVAPILAVPAFFVARAVNTASVTLGNQYLNDRIDSVGRATVLSSASMVYSLAAVPFEVIGGVVADATSPLGALALFGVVLVVGAGAMRALGRPVA; translated from the coding sequence ATGGTCCGGTTCAGCGTCTACGCCAAATACTTCGCCTACGTGACGACGACGTACGCGAGTTTCACCGCCGCCATCTGGATTCTGTTCGTTCGCGCGCAAGGGCTCTCGTTCGCGGAGGTCGGGCTTCTCAACGCAGTCTGGTGGGTCGGACTCGTCGCCGCCGAGATACCGACGGGCTACGTCGGCGACCGAATCGGGCGACGCAACGGCATGCTCGTCGGAACCGTCGTCGTCACGCTCGCGACCGCCGGGATGGGGCTGTCGACGACGTTCTGGGAGTTCGCGCTTGTCTACGGGGGCTGGGCCGTCGGCCAGACGTTCCGCTCCGGCAGCGACGACGCGTGGCTCTACGAACTGCTGGCCGAACGGAACGCGACCGCGGAGTTCGCCGCCGTCAAGGGTCGCGCGACGGCGCTCGGTCTCGCTGTCGGCGCGCTGACCGCCCCCGTAGGCGGGGCGCTGGCGGACGACAGCTTTCGGTTGCCGTTCTTCGCGACGGCGGCGGTGACGGCGCTCGGCATCCCCGTGCTTCTGTCGGTGCCGGAGACCGGCGACGAAGACGCCGACACCTTCACCGTCGCCGCGGCGGTCCGCGTGATTCGCGAACGGCTCGCGAGGCCGCCGCTGCGGGCGTTCGTGCTCTACTTCGCGCTGCTGTTCGGCGTCGTCCAGATGACGTACATCTTCGACCAGCCAGTCGCTCAGGACGTCGCGCTCGCGGCGGGCGTCCCCGAGTCGGCGACGAAAACCGCCGTCGGTGTCGTCTACGCGGGGTTCACGCTCGTCGCCGCCGCCGTGAGCTACCGGACCGGTTGGCTCCGCCGCCGGGTCGGCATCCGTCGCTGGTTCGCCGCGGTGCCGTTCCTCGTGGGCGCGCTGTTCGCGGCGCTGTGGGTCGCGCCGATCCTCGCCGTTCCGGCGTTCTTCGTTGCCCGCGCGGTCAACACCGCCTCGGTCACGCTCGGCAACCAGTATCTGAACGACCGCATCGACTCGGTCGGCCGGGCGACGGTGCTCTCCTCGGCGTCGATGGTTTACTCGCTGGCGGCGGTCCCGTTCGAGGTTATCGGCGGCGTCGTCGCCGACGCGACGTCACCGCTCGGCGCGCTGGCGCTGTTCGGTGTCGTGTTGGTCGTCGGCGCGGGGGCGATGCGGGCGCTGGGACGACCCGTCGCCTGA
- the hmgA gene encoding hydroxymethylglutaryl-CoA reductase (NADPH) translates to MTDSAAPNPDAAEAEALADRVRDGDFRLHELEAHADADTAAAARRLLVEEQSDASLDAVGDYSFPAEQADPNIENMVGAAQIPLGVVGPVTVDGGALSGERYLPLATTEGALLASVNRGLSVVDAAGGARARVTKSGMTRAPVFRVADVVEAEALVSWVRDNEPALKEAAEETTNHGELLDVTPYVVGNSVFLRFRYDTKDAMGMNMVTIATQAACDVVEEETTASLVALSGNLCTDKKPAAINAVEGRGRSVTADVTIPREIVEERLHTTPEAVAEINTRKNLVGSAKAGSLGFNAHVANVVAAMFLATGQDAAQVVEGSNAITTAEVQGGDLYVSVSLASLEVGTVGGGTKLPTQAEGLDVLGVRGGGDPAGANADALAEAIAVGSLAGELSLLAALGSRHLSSAHEELGR, encoded by the coding sequence ATGACCGACTCCGCCGCGCCGAATCCGGACGCCGCCGAGGCCGAAGCCCTCGCCGACCGCGTCCGCGACGGCGATTTCAGACTCCACGAACTCGAAGCGCACGCCGACGCCGACACCGCGGCGGCGGCCCGCCGACTCCTCGTCGAAGAACAGTCGGATGCGTCGCTCGACGCCGTCGGCGACTACAGCTTCCCGGCCGAGCAGGCCGACCCGAACATCGAGAACATGGTCGGCGCGGCCCAGATTCCGCTGGGCGTCGTCGGCCCCGTCACGGTCGACGGCGGCGCGCTCTCCGGCGAGCGCTACCTCCCGCTGGCGACGACCGAAGGGGCGCTGCTCGCCTCCGTCAACCGCGGCCTCTCTGTCGTCGACGCCGCGGGCGGCGCACGAGCGCGCGTTACTAAGTCCGGCATGACCCGCGCACCCGTCTTCCGCGTCGCCGACGTGGTCGAGGCCGAAGCGCTCGTCTCGTGGGTGCGCGACAACGAACCAGCGTTGAAAGAAGCGGCCGAAGAGACGACCAATCACGGCGAACTGTTGGACGTAACGCCGTACGTCGTCGGCAACTCCGTCTTTCTGCGCTTCCGCTACGACACGAAGGACGCGATGGGGATGAACATGGTCACCATCGCCACGCAGGCCGCCTGCGACGTGGTCGAGGAGGAGACGACGGCCTCGCTCGTTGCGCTGTCGGGCAACCTCTGCACTGACAAGAAACCCGCCGCCATCAACGCCGTCGAGGGTAGAGGGAGAAGTGTCACGGCGGACGTGACGATTCCGCGCGAGATCGTCGAAGAGCGACTCCACACGACCCCCGAAGCCGTCGCCGAAATCAACACGCGAAAGAACCTCGTCGGCAGCGCCAAAGCCGGAAGCCTCGGTTTCAACGCCCACGTTGCCAACGTCGTCGCCGCGATGTTCCTCGCGACCGGGCAGGACGCCGCGCAGGTCGTCGAAGGCTCGAACGCCATCACGACGGCCGAAGTACAGGGCGGAGATCTCTACGTCTCCGTCTCGCTGGCGAGTCTCGAAGTCGGCACCGTCGGCGGTGGCACGAAACTGCCGACGCAGGCTGAAGGACTGGACGTGCTCGGCGTCCGCGGCGGCGGCGACCCCGCCGGAGCGAACGCTGACGCGCTCGCCGAAGCTATCGCCGTCGGGTCGCTCGCGGGCGAACTTTCGCTTCTGGCGGCGCTCGGGTCGCGGCATCTGTCGAGCGCCCACGAGGAACTGGGTCGGTAG
- a CDS encoding aldo/keto reductase codes for MDFPRLGLGTYQNTDLDQCATSVETAIDVGYRHIDTAQGYDNEEAVGDGIDSADIDRDDLFVATKLDTANLGYDDVIETGRESAEKLGVDTIDLLYVHWPLNTYDPEETLPALDELRDEGVIEHVGLSNFRPDQLDEANDHLDAPIFAHQVEMHPMLQQEELREYAREDDHWLVAYCPIARNDVAEVPEIQDVAEKHEATPAQVSLAWLLSKDEVAPIPKATGEDHIRQNFEVKELELDDKDVSTIDALDREERIVDFDDAPWNQV; via the coding sequence ATGGACTTTCCGCGACTCGGACTCGGCACGTACCAGAACACGGACCTCGACCAGTGCGCGACGAGCGTCGAGACGGCCATCGACGTCGGCTACCGCCATATCGACACCGCGCAGGGCTACGACAACGAGGAAGCCGTCGGCGACGGGATCGATTCGGCGGATATCGACCGAGACGACCTGTTCGTCGCCACCAAACTCGACACCGCGAATCTCGGCTACGACGACGTCATCGAGACGGGCCGTGAGAGCGCCGAGAAACTCGGTGTCGACACCATCGACCTGCTGTACGTCCACTGGCCGCTGAACACCTACGACCCCGAGGAGACGCTTCCGGCGCTCGACGAACTCCGCGACGAGGGCGTCATCGAGCACGTCGGTCTGAGCAACTTCCGCCCCGACCAACTTGACGAGGCGAACGACCACCTCGACGCGCCCATCTTCGCTCACCAGGTCGAGATGCACCCGATGCTCCAGCAGGAGGAGCTCCGCGAGTACGCCCGCGAGGACGACCACTGGCTGGTCGCGTACTGTCCCATCGCCCGCAACGACGTCGCCGAAGTCCCCGAGATTCAAGACGTCGCCGAGAAGCACGAGGCGACGCCCGCGCAGGTGAGTCTCGCGTGGTTGCTCTCGAAGGACGAAGTCGCGCCGATCCCGAAGGCGACCGGCGAGGACCACATCCGCCAGAACTTCGAGGTGAAGGAACTCGAACTCGACGACAAGGACGTCTCGACCATCGACGCGCTCGATCGCGAGGAGCGCATCGTCGACTTCGACGACGCGCCGTGGAACCAGGTCTGA
- a CDS encoding alpha-ketoacid dehydrogenase subunit beta, with the protein MADKQRLVEAVRNTLFEEMQRDEGVVVYGQDVGRNGGVFRATQGLIDEYPNRVYDAPVAEAGIVGLGVGLAAYGFTPVPEIEFSGFMLQAFHQIQQHVARLRSRTRGELNCPMTIRAPYGGGIHALEHHSESFEAGYAHTPGLKVVVPSTPADAKGLLTTAIRDPDPVVFFEPTRLYRAFREEIPDGDHTVPLGEADVVQEGEDVTVVAWGAMRHRALDAAEDVDASVEVIDPRSIVPFDTETVLESIRKTGRCVVVHEAPKTGGMAAEIIARINDRALYYLETPVQRVTGYDVPYPLFAREDEYVPDEDRIRRGIERALSG; encoded by the coding sequence ATGGCCGATAAGCAGCGACTCGTCGAGGCCGTCCGAAACACGCTGTTCGAGGAGATGCAACGCGACGAGGGAGTCGTCGTCTACGGGCAGGACGTCGGCAGAAACGGCGGCGTCTTCAGAGCGACGCAGGGGCTCATCGACGAGTACCCGAACCGTGTCTACGACGCCCCGGTCGCCGAAGCGGGTATCGTCGGCCTCGGCGTCGGTCTCGCCGCCTACGGCTTCACGCCTGTCCCCGAGATCGAGTTCTCGGGGTTCATGTTGCAGGCGTTCCACCAGATACAGCAGCACGTCGCCCGCCTGCGGAGCCGGACGCGCGGCGAACTCAACTGTCCGATGACCATCCGCGCACCGTACGGCGGCGGCATCCACGCGCTCGAACACCACTCCGAGAGTTTCGAGGCTGGATACGCTCACACCCCGGGGCTGAAAGTCGTCGTCCCGTCGACCCCCGCCGACGCGAAGGGACTGCTGACGACCGCCATCCGCGACCCGGACCCGGTCGTCTTCTTCGAGCCGACGCGCCTCTACCGAGCGTTCCGCGAGGAGATTCCCGACGGCGACCACACAGTCCCGCTCGGCGAGGCCGACGTGGTTCAGGAGGGCGAGGACGTGACGGTGGTGGCGTGGGGAGCGATGCGCCACCGCGCGCTCGACGCGGCCGAGGACGTCGACGCGAGCGTCGAGGTTATCGACCCGAGGAGCATAGTCCCCTTCGACACCGAGACGGTGCTAGAGTCGATTCGGAAGACCGGTCGGTGTGTCGTCGTCCACGAAGCGCCCAAAACGGGAGGAATGGCCGCCGAGATAATCGCCCGCATCAACGACCGGGCGCTCTACTACCTCGAAACGCCGGTCCAGCGGGTCACGGGCTACGACGTGCCGTACCCGCTGTTCGCCAGAGAGGACGAGTACGTTCCGGACGAAGACCGGATTCGACGGGGTATCGAGCGGGCGCTGTCAGGCTAA
- a CDS encoding saccharopine dehydrogenase family protein gives MSELVIYGSYGYTGSLVAETAVERGLDPILVGRDAEKVTDQADELGVRARVASLDTVADRIGDAHTVLNCAGPFSETAEPMVDACLEVGANYLDITGEIQVFERLKRRSDEAEEASVTLLPGVGFDVVPTDCLAAHLAERLPEATHLALGFDTSGSLSTGTLKTAIEGLGEGGAIREDGRLHQVPSGWKTREIDFGRGWRTAVTIPWGDVSTAYTTTGIPNVEVYSTFPESTRRTMKLQRYLAPLLDTKRAKRLLKRLADRYAENPSAEERADATVYVWGEATAEDGERVVSRLRTPHAYALTAETAVLCTEKTLDDDAPTGYQTPASAFGADLILEVPGVERTDEDVRAEDGDIRAENE, from the coding sequence ATGTCCGAACTCGTCATCTACGGCTCGTACGGGTACACTGGGTCGCTCGTCGCCGAAACGGCTGTCGAGCGTGGCCTCGACCCGATTCTCGTCGGCCGAGACGCCGAGAAGGTGACCGACCAAGCCGACGAACTCGGGGTTCGCGCCCGCGTCGCCTCCCTCGACACCGTCGCCGACCGCATCGGCGACGCCCACACCGTGTTGAACTGCGCCGGGCCGTTCTCGGAGACGGCCGAACCGATGGTCGATGCCTGCCTCGAGGTGGGGGCGAACTACCTCGACATCACCGGCGAGATTCAGGTGTTCGAGCGCCTGAAACGCCGAAGCGACGAGGCCGAGGAGGCGAGTGTCACGCTCCTGCCGGGGGTCGGGTTCGACGTGGTGCCGACCGACTGTCTCGCCGCCCACCTTGCCGAGCGGCTGCCGGAGGCGACCCACCTCGCGCTCGGCTTCGACACCTCGGGGTCGCTGTCGACGGGGACGCTGAAGACGGCTATCGAGGGTCTCGGGGAGGGCGGTGCGATTCGCGAAGACGGCCGACTCCACCAGGTTCCGAGCGGGTGGAAGACGCGCGAGATCGACTTCGGTCGGGGGTGGCGCACTGCCGTCACCATCCCGTGGGGCGACGTCTCGACGGCGTACACGACGACAGGCATCCCGAACGTCGAGGTGTACTCGACGTTTCCGGAATCGACGCGGCGGACGATGAAACTCCAGCGGTATCTCGCTCCGCTGCTCGACACGAAACGGGCGAAACGGCTGCTCAAACGGCTGGCCGACCGCTACGCAGAGAACCCGAGCGCCGAGGAGCGAGCGGACGCGACGGTGTACGTCTGGGGCGAGGCGACCGCCGAAGACGGCGAACGCGTCGTCTCGCGGCTCCGGACGCCGCACGCTTACGCGCTCACGGCCGAGACGGCGGTGCTCTGCACGGAGAAGACGCTCGACGACGACGCGCCGACGGGCTATCAGACGCCCGCGAGCGCGTTCGGTGCCGACCTGATTCTGGAGGTACCGGGCGTCGAACGAACAGACGAGGACGTGCGGGCGGAGGACGGGGATATCCGGGCGGAAAACGAGTAG
- a CDS encoding PHP domain-containing protein — MPPTHDYHVHSTYSDGKFLYRMLRAAEDAGLDAVGFADHCNASAREEARERTYQLGFNLDLTYPRRRAAIDSLREQFDVRIFDAVEMDYDPRDEDEIRTFLDDAGFDYAVGSVHRLDGTNVHTEGFFAAKSETEQQTYVDDYFDKLVSLVDSELFEIAAHVDLVERNPALRGYATPSHYERVADAFERSRTVPEINAGRVLRDYGEIHPSPPLLQLLLERGVGFTVGTDSHRPRELRERLPVLLDHFEEYEIEPVRLFD, encoded by the coding sequence GTGCCGCCGACTCACGACTACCACGTTCACTCGACGTACTCGGACGGCAAGTTCCTCTATCGGATGCTGCGCGCCGCCGAGGACGCCGGACTCGACGCCGTCGGGTTCGCCGACCACTGCAACGCCTCCGCTCGCGAGGAGGCCCGAGAGCGAACGTACCAGCTCGGATTCAACCTCGACCTGACGTACCCGCGTCGACGGGCGGCCATCGACTCGCTCCGCGAGCAGTTCGACGTCCGCATCTTCGACGCCGTCGAGATGGACTACGACCCGCGCGACGAGGACGAGATTCGCACCTTCCTCGACGACGCTGGGTTCGACTACGCCGTCGGGAGCGTCCACCGCCTCGACGGGACCAACGTCCACACGGAGGGCTTCTTCGCGGCGAAGTCCGAGACCGAACAGCAGACGTACGTCGACGACTACTTCGACAAGCTCGTCTCGCTCGTCGACTCGGAACTGTTCGAGATCGCCGCCCACGTCGACCTGGTCGAACGAAACCCCGCGCTCCGCGGCTACGCCACCCCGAGTCACTACGAGCGCGTCGCGGACGCGTTCGAACGCTCGCGGACGGTTCCCGAAATCAACGCCGGGCGCGTCCTTCGCGACTACGGAGAGATTCACCCCTCGCCGCCGCTTCTCCAACTGCTGCTCGAACGCGGCGTCGGGTTCACAGTCGGCACCGACTCCCACCGCCCGCGCGAACTCAGAGAGCGATTGCCGGTGCTTCTCGACCACTTCGAGGAGTACGAAATCGAACCGGTTCGACTGTTCGACTGA
- a CDS encoding winged helix-turn-helix domain-containing protein, translated as MSQPVESESAVPDDAGIAPAEAFALLGNDTRIEILQALLDEDGSEEPVSFSELYDRVDIDDSAHFNYHLKKLTDHFVRRTDEGYSFRYPGWKVVRAVFAGTFTDRAELDPFDAEGDCYDCGGDLQAWYAEERLTIACGDCGTIHVSYPFPPGGLDDRTPEELLQAFHHHVRHHYCLAADGVCPECMGRMETTLSRETEYPGLDVQVTHECRRCHNRLHSAVGLNLLDNADVMTFHAERGVDLSTRPFWTFPWCVSDRRTEIVSCDPLEVRLDIPCGGDSMCVVLDDSLNVLDVDGCARPVGAAEE; from the coding sequence ATGAGCCAACCTGTCGAAAGCGAGTCGGCGGTCCCCGACGACGCCGGCATCGCCCCTGCTGAGGCGTTCGCCCTCCTCGGCAACGACACGCGAATCGAGATTCTTCAGGCGCTTTTGGACGAGGACGGCTCCGAAGAACCGGTGTCGTTCTCGGAACTGTACGATCGCGTCGACATCGACGACAGCGCCCACTTCAACTACCACCTGAAGAAGCTCACTGACCACTTCGTCCGCCGAACCGACGAGGGGTACTCCTTTCGCTACCCCGGCTGGAAGGTGGTCCGCGCCGTCTTCGCGGGGACGTTCACCGACCGCGCCGAACTCGACCCGTTCGACGCCGAGGGCGACTGTTACGACTGCGGCGGCGACCTGCAGGCGTGGTACGCCGAGGAACGGCTCACCATCGCCTGCGGCGACTGCGGGACGATACACGTCAGCTACCCGTTCCCCCCGGGGGGGCTGGACGACCGGACGCCCGAAGAACTGCTGCAGGCGTTCCACCACCACGTCCGCCACCACTACTGTCTGGCCGCAGACGGCGTCTGTCCCGAGTGCATGGGTCGGATGGAGACGACGCTCAGCCGAGAGACCGAGTATCCCGGTCTCGACGTGCAGGTGACCCACGAGTGCCGCCGGTGTCACAACCGCCTGCACTCAGCCGTCGGTCTCAACCTGTTGGACAACGCCGACGTGATGACGTTCCACGCCGAGCGCGGCGTCGACTTGAGCACGCGGCCGTTCTGGACGTTCCCGTGGTGCGTCAGCGACCGGCGGACCGAAATCGTCTCCTGCGACCCTCTGGAGGTCCGACTCGACATCCCCTGCGGCGGCGACTCGATGTGTGTCGTCCTCGACGACTCGCTGAACGTCCTCGACGTAGATGGCTGTGCGCGGCCGGTCGGCGCGGCCGAAGAGTAG
- a CDS encoding formate/nitrite transporter family protein, giving the protein MQIDEGLHEMNRELDGLFLSGLSAGLDIGFGPLLMAVVLTLSAGSYGDLPTEVLLASAYSIGFIFVVLGRSELFTEHTTLAVLPVIDGQASWSDLGRLWSVIFASNVLGGLVFTAFVVTVIPDLGVANPESFVTVAEKLVHHSSSGMFWSAVLAGWLMGLLSWLVTAAQGTMSRVLIVWLVTASIGILHLPHSIAGNVEVLFGLFIAPEITFADYGRFLVLATLGNAVGGSVFVALLKYGHVSRG; this is encoded by the coding sequence ATGCAGATCGACGAGGGGTTACACGAGATGAACCGCGAACTCGACGGGCTGTTTCTCTCGGGGCTGTCGGCGGGGCTCGACATCGGGTTCGGACCGCTGCTGATGGCCGTCGTGCTCACGCTTTCCGCCGGCAGCTACGGCGACCTGCCGACCGAAGTGCTGCTCGCCAGCGCCTACTCCATCGGCTTCATCTTCGTCGTTCTCGGGCGGTCGGAGCTGTTCACCGAACACACGACGCTGGCGGTGCTCCCCGTCATCGACGGACAGGCCTCGTGGAGCGACCTCGGACGGCTCTGGTCGGTGATATTCGCGAGCAACGTGCTCGGCGGACTTGTGTTCACGGCGTTCGTCGTGACCGTCATCCCGGACCTCGGCGTCGCCAACCCCGAATCGTTCGTCACCGTCGCCGAGAAACTCGTCCACCACAGCAGCTCGGGGATGTTCTGGTCGGCCGTCCTCGCCGGCTGGTTGATGGGACTGCTCTCGTGGCTCGTCACCGCCGCGCAGGGGACGATGAGCCGCGTGCTCATCGTCTGGCTCGTGACGGCCTCCATCGGCATCCTCCACCTCCCGCACTCCATCGCAGGCAACGTTGAGGTGCTGTTCGGCCTGTTTATCGCCCCCGAGATAACGTTCGCCGACTACGGCCGGTTCCTGGTACTCGCGACGCTCGGCAACGCAGTCGGCGGGTCGGTGTTCGTCGCCCTCCTGAAGTACGGACACGTGAGTCGAGGGTGA
- the pdhA gene encoding pyruvate dehydrogenase (acetyl-transferring) E1 component subunit alpha — protein MPRETVFEHSIDHVEVLAPDGSVDSELDPELSEDDLLEMYWTMKRSRRLDERAIALQRRGELGTYAPATGQEAAQVGSAHALADEDWMVTSFRESPAYLARETPPHMLLWYAMGMEEGAATPRESRNMPPSIPVGSQALHGAGLGWAQEIADESAASLVYFGDGATSEGDVYEATNLAGVFDAHTVFLCQNNQYAISVPRAQQTRAETLAQKAVAAGIEGVQVDGNDVLGTYAVVRDALESARDGNPVFVEALTYRRSLHTTSDDPSVYRKEEEEDEWETRDPIARFETYLRDRGVLDDDRISDVEASVEDELREEIRLANEGREAVDPEEMFDYVFEAKFPELERQRAAFRGENDGR, from the coding sequence ATGCCGCGAGAAACTGTCTTCGAACACTCGATAGACCACGTGGAGGTGTTGGCCCCCGACGGGAGCGTCGACTCGGAGTTGGACCCGGAGCTTTCCGAGGACGACCTGCTCGAGATGTACTGGACGATGAAACGGTCCCGGCGGCTCGACGAGCGCGCTATCGCCCTCCAGCGACGGGGTGAGCTCGGAACGTACGCGCCCGCCACCGGACAGGAGGCCGCGCAGGTCGGCAGCGCCCACGCGCTCGCCGACGAGGACTGGATGGTGACGTCGTTCCGCGAGAGCCCCGCCTACCTCGCCCGGGAGACGCCGCCGCACATGCTGCTGTGGTACGCGATGGGGATGGAAGAAGGCGCTGCGACTCCGCGCGAGAGTCGGAACATGCCGCCGTCGATTCCGGTCGGGTCGCAGGCGCTGCACGGGGCCGGACTGGGGTGGGCACAGGAGATCGCCGACGAGAGTGCCGCGTCGCTCGTCTACTTCGGCGACGGTGCGACTTCGGAGGGCGACGTGTACGAGGCGACCAACCTCGCCGGCGTCTTCGACGCCCACACCGTCTTTCTCTGTCAGAACAACCAGTACGCCATCTCGGTCCCCCGCGCGCAGCAGACCCGCGCGGAGACGCTGGCGCAGAAAGCCGTCGCCGCCGGTATCGAGGGCGTCCAGGTCGACGGAAACGACGTGCTCGGCACCTACGCGGTGGTTCGCGACGCCCTCGAGAGCGCCCGCGACGGCAACCCGGTGTTCGTCGAGGCGTTAACATATCGCCGCTCGCTGCACACCACCTCCGACGACCCGTCCGTGTATCGCAAAGAGGAGGAGGAAGACGAGTGGGAGACGCGCGACCCCATCGCGCGGTTCGAGACGTACCTCCGCGACCGCGGGGTTCTGGACGACGACCGTATCTCGGACGTCGAGGCGTCCGTCGAAGACGAACTCCGCGAGGAGATCCGACTGGCGAACGAGGGACGCGAGGCGGTCGACCCCGAGGAGATGTTCGACTACGTCTTCGAGGCGAAGTTTCCGGAGTTAGAGCGCCAGCGCGCCGCGTTCAGGGGGGAAAACGATGGCCGATAA